Part of the Zingiber officinale cultivar Zhangliang chromosome 8A, Zo_v1.1, whole genome shotgun sequence genome, tttatagtccacccagttacgggtgacgtttgacgaaaccaaagtacataactccttatgtagggatccatggtgatttcaggtctaaggactaatagtcatactaatagtcacatgagaaagtatatgacactcatataacgatccatgatactttctcatggcgggtcattcagtatacattctccaatatatactcatgtgtcaacttgatatctccatatccatgacttgtgagatcaagtcatcgagttgacctacatgctagttttattgcattaacatcgcccctgaatgttaatactcgactaggaatgattaagagtagtgttccctatatcatctcactatcgattcaaccaatcgattgatataggtaagaacgctctactcaaggacgttactatacttagtttatttgacactaaaacaaataagcataataaccaaactattgcctttattaatataagaatatgatatacatgagtccatacaatcatcaaatgattggctctagggctctaactaacaaagtaTAGTGTCTTGCTTCCTTGGCATGCATCACAAATGCTCGTCCGGTCACCGGTTCTCGCAACTTCGGGCATTCTTTAGCTTTGTGCCCGTCTCCTCCGCATTTGAAGCACTTGTAGGTGCCCCATAGGCACTGGCCATAGTGCTGACGATTGCACTCCTTACACAATGGTTTTTCCTCTGTCTTGACGGCAGTTGCTCCCTGCAGTGGTTGCTTCGTTTTCCCTTGAAGTTTCGTCTGTCCTTGCCCTTTCTGTGGTCCAGTATATGACTTCTTATTctgctgttgttgctgttgtgGAGGAGGCCTCTTTTTCTGCACTTCCCACTCGATATCCCTCAAGGACTGCTTGGCTCTGAAGGCTCTAGTGACGGCATCTTGGTATTCAGTCGGATCGGCCAACAGAACATCCCGACGGATAGTAGGCCTGAGGCCATCCAGAAAGTGCCTTAATATTTCCGTAGCATCATTTGCAATAAGGGGCACAAAATGGCATCCTCTATCGAATTTCTTAACAAATTCAGCAACAGACAAGTCTCCCTGACGGAGACTCATAAACTCCCTCTTCAACCTCGATCTCACATCAGCGGTAAAATACTTGTCGTAGAAGATTCCCTTGAACTCCTCCCAGGTCAGGGTATTCTGATTAACCCCCTTTTCAGCTCCCTCCCGCCATAACAAAGCATCATCCTTCAGTAGATATATGGCACATCGAACTCTGTCAGCGTCAGCCATGTCCATGTATTGGAATATCACCTCCAAAGATCGGATCCACCCCTCAGCAACAAAGGGGTCGGTAGTGCCAGCAAAATCCTTAGGGTCCATCCTTCTGAACTGCATATACACGTCTTCCTGTCGTCCCCTATGGGTGTTACCAGTATGCTGTTCCAGGAGCCGAGCCATTCCTTCCAGTATTCGGGTAGCAGCATCTGGTAGCGGAGGTGAGGGAGGTGCATCACGTCTCTCCTCCTCACGTTCTCCTCCATCACGGCCATTTGTCTTACGCCTTTGATAGACTCGTCTTGGAGGCATACCTGCACATAACATCTCACTCGTAACCATCTTATACTCATTCGAACATTTAACTGCCTAACTTTTATAACATATAAGCATTTAAATTCAGTatatacaattcaaagcagtaatatCTCACAGACTTGGGGCTCAACTCTTGAACTTCCTAGAACTGGTAGTACACATCCCTTAGAAgatctttgctctgataccaactgaaacactctaagttttttttttatgcatCATATAACATTCCAATGAATAAGAAAATTGTTTGTTATTGATAATCCAGTCATACATCCTAGGAATTTAAATTGAAAGCAAATTCACTCTCTCTAAATCATAAATGCTGTTAATTTATTCTTTATGCGGAAATCAGTGAGTCCTCGGGAGTGTACTGTCCAGTCCAGTCCAGTCTGGTCAAGGGTCCAAGCCTCCAACGTCATCCGTTTCTTCACCTGCCACACAAACCCAAAACCCAGTGAGTTAACTCAGCACCTCCAAACCAGTGTAGCACAATCTTCTTATCTAGTTGCATGCATCAACAAATCTACTTTTACTTGGATTTGTTGTCTAACATACAAGCAAACAGGCATataagcattttttttttcataaaacatTATACTATGAGTATCATCAATATTACTTTGTGTATCCATTGTGTGTTACATTATAAACATTTTCCTTTAGCATTCATCCTATATCACACTTAGGTGGAGGCGCATTAGTCATCCTTTGTTCGATTGATCAATCTGTTTAACCATGGTACCAGGTGGCGGGGCGTCAGCAACTCTCGTCACTGGGTCGTGGCCAAATATGGAAATCCGATATTGGGGTCCCTCTGGGGGCCTTGTCCCGTAAACGGGGTCCCTCTGGAGCCTTGGCCCTTCCGGAAATTTCCATTAATCTTCatcatcataatttttttttttattattacataAGCAGGATTACTATATATCACAATCAACTACTTAAGCAAATATATAGTGAGTACACGTGGTCATAGTTTGATCAATACCAGACTTCACAACCTACATCCATAGTAGTTATGCCTATCCCCATAAGAAGGGCTACTTAAAATCCACAAAATTCCTGAACAACTTGTACATTTCAAGACAATAAGGAGTGTCAGGCACTAACAAAAATTCGAACAAAGTCATAGCAGGTATTCTGTTTTGAAGGTCAACTAATAACTGATTTGCAGTGTCATCCTCATAGTTCTATCAATATCAGATTTCCCTACATTCTTGCCAGTCTCTATGGTTGAATCTATTAGTTGGAGCTTACTGCACGCTACTGATACTTTATTTAGATCTAAGGTATTTAGTTCATGCAAATTCGAGGAGTACATGCGGCAAAAGAAATATCTTAACACTTAAGGGAGATAGAACATGCACACCTGACGTTATGGTCATGCAAGATTATTACCATGCCTATATTATGAAGCTAGGGTCACTCAATAGTTTTACGTGCATGTGGGAAAGCAAAGCAAGTTCCACTTAATTCTATGGTCATGAATTTCTGGTATAGAACAAAACAAGATTTAAATAATGCCATGGTCATGCAAAAATACTAGTTACGAGTATGTGGAAAAGCAAAGCAAGTTCCCTTAATTCTGTGGTCATGACATTTCTGGTACAGAACAAgaaaagaattaaataatgccatggtcttgcaaaaaaaaaaaaatactagttgaaacaaaaagaaaaatcaatcccTCAACACGTCACCTACTCCCTTTCCCCTCAACACTACTTGGGGAAAACGAAGACTTCACCAGAGATCGATACAAATCCTTTATCCTCCACCCAATCAACCAATAACCGCAACCACCTAGAACCTCTGCTGGCCAACTGAACCAAAGCATTCATCCTTACCTGCTGCAGATAGCCTAAGGAACCCTCAAAACTTGCTGTGTTTATGGGTTAAAAGGCTGGAAAAAAAAGTGCTGGGAAGCCACTGTGAAAACAGAGgaaagcaagaagaaaaacaGACTCTAACGAGTGGAAAGAAGAAAGGAGTCTAAGAGGTGCCTTGTTTTCGGAGACCCAGTGTTGGAGTAGGTGGC contains:
- the LOC122009872 gene encoding uncharacterized protein LOC122009872, with amino-acid sequence MPPRRVYQRRKTNGRDGGEREEERRDAPPSPPLPDAATRILEGMARLLEQHTGNTHRGRQEDVYMQFRRMDPKDFAGTTDPFVAEGWIRSLEVIFQYMDMADADRVRCAIYLLKDDALLWREGAEKGVNQNTLTWEEFKGIFYDKYFTADVRSRLKREFMSLRQGDLSVAEFVKKFDRGCHFVPLIANDATEILRHFLDGLRPTIRRDVLLADPTEYQDAVTRAFRAKQSLRDIEWEVQKKRPPPQQQQQQNKKSYTGPQKGQGQTKLQGKTKQPLQGATAVKTEEKPLCKECNRQHYGQCLWGTYKCFKCGGDGHKAKECPKLREPVTGRAFVMHAKEARHYTLLVRALEPII